ctttaaaggtagggtaggagatcctggattttgagtccagcgaagctgcattttgaaaatacacaggtcaaaagtcccttttcttcactttcccccgaagccacgcctctagagtacatgaacgcgcacaagcacgaaggtgcacgagcgctgttctgacagcaagcatcgatcgttgccgtatttagtatatgctaactatacgtttaataatgctaggtgctagccaagctggctctagtttagcttcctgccaagcttctggacacccgtaattcgttcacggagcagggtacgcgcacagggggaaggagggggagggagggggagggagggggagggagggggagggaggagcagattgcagtttgatagacggcatcagaatccaatcatttttaacggtccgttcagtatagagcttgaaagtcccgcctccttgacGTCATTCAACTTCCTCCCCATGGGACCTCGGAAGTGTAATAATTTGACATTCAAGTCAATGACGGAGCCATGAcggaataaaactattttttgcgcttgatggaattgagtcttgcatttcacatatgttgtgtaggacattttttaatattttttcataccagtagcgtaacagtttagcgggcataagtgcttcattgttaagttatttttctgagcatttctcgaactacagcatgtagcgtttggcacggaaaataaacgtcatcacgtttgggcgcgcggaggagtggaagaagaagagcaatcatggcgctgtcgttggccagtttcactcagtttttcgagGGCGAACGAAAACTTGTGAGCCGAGGAGAGAACCACTACCAGTCGGGGCACGTGGAGAGCTTCTGCTATGCTGGTGGTGATATGTCTGGCTTCGTCCATGGTGGGAAATATGATCAGTGACGTAGCATATGCGacgcaatgtagtctttttaccctaacttttttttacaacgtttaaccaggcactcctacgacaaatcgccaatgtttttgcatgaactcatccatatttaaccccagaacatcatgcgtgtactgtaaaaaggcatataatgactgggaacagaagacatcaCCCTGCCCATGTTAATAGATCCAGGCATGAGGTCCCATGGGGATGACggaagtaggaagaagaagcaaaaaagggggcgggactttcaagctctatgattggatagtgtttttcctagattgtacgttctagaggccactaaaacttttcatatttgtgtcaaaacttttaattaattggttgcaatgggggtgtgaagagtatttcaagcaatatgtaaaaaaaatgctccagaaaaagaacccctatcCCCACCTTTAAGTGCGGATATTTTATAATAGGAAAATACAATTATAAAAAATAGGCCATGTTTAGAGGGATTGTTTGGGATTGTTAAGTGGGCCACTCCAATTGTTTAGTTGGGCCGGATGTGGCCCGTGGGCCGTAGTTTGAGGACCACTGCCTTAAGTGAATGAAATGCAGGTTTGATAACAATCATACATGCATATGTacttttcttctatttctagcaCTGTTTGAATTTTGTGAAAATTCTCAAAAAAACCCCCTCTCTTCTGATGATTTAATGAGGAGACGTTCGGATTGGAAAGTATTCTTTTTGCTGATGATGTTGACAGTATCTAATGTTATTCTAAAAAAAACTTCtctgtattttttatgtttgtgcTTTGTGAATGTGTAGAGGTCAGTCAATATGTGATGACACCTCTTCAGAGTTGCAGAGAATGGCAGCCATCGAAATGAGGGATATGAATTCCCAGAATTCCTTTCAAGGGCGAGGGGCTTTGTCCAGGTATGACAATCGGACATTCAGATATTAAGGAGTAGATGTAGGTATCTTTTTAGTTCCAGAGAGTGATTATGTTAActattttttctgtgttttagacATAGGAGTCAGGTGCTGAGAtatgatgctgttttttttgtctatctGTCTTCAGGATAGTCAGCATGGTGATGACTCTGAGAGAATGGGCTCAGAAAAGTTTGGCAGAGGAAGCTGAGCGGCCAGATTCCTTCTTGGAGCGTTTCAGGGGCCCAGCCAACATGGATATACAGGCCCCGCCCAGCAGGTTCAGCCACACCCACACAGGCTCCGATACGGAGAATGAAATCAGACGCTCCAGGCGCACGTAAGAAAACAAATAACGGTCAAAATGAACTTGCACAGCTGACACCCATGTCAGACACCCACTCTTTCTCTCTTCCACTCTCtgtcaggaggaggaggtgtaACGTTGTGGTTTTATCCCCATCTGATGATGCCTACTACCACTGGGTGATAGTGATTGGTGCTGCTGTTTTTTATAACTGGACCCTTCTAGTTGTCAGGTGGGGAACTATTATTGTGAATGGCAATTTAATTGACAGTTCTACTGCAAGATCTTACACCACTTATAACTCTGGGACAACTGAAGTTGTTATTACAGCAGCTACTATGTTCTAactgtagaaaaaaaatgaaagtgtATTTTACCTCATATTTCATGCACAAATCTTCAGACATATGCGTATTACCATGTTTGCCATCTCCTGCAGACAGAAGTTGGCACGGACACGCCAGCCAAGCTGTCATGTCACCTTAACATCTGTACATTTAAAGCTGCTCCAATCATTGGTTTAATATTAGCATTAAAGCTGATGAAGATAATGCGTAATCTGAAGATGTGACAAACCCATTATCACAAACTCGAGTGTCCATCTCACCTTTAGGGAGCTCACTGGTCCATATTATAGGGATCATCTTGCAGCTAATATCACTTTTGTTAATAGCTGTGGCTGTCAAGATGCTCTCACAAACCCAAACTCGACGAATTAGGTTCATTATTTAGTTCAAAGCTCAGAACCAAATAACGGAAGGACCATTTTATCATTCTAATTTTTATATCTGGTAAGTATCTACTACTATCTAACAACTGAAGAGTcatatttttttacataaattGGTAGTTGGTGAAGCTCAAAAAGACCTTCATAGGCTATAGTGATGCCTTTGGAGTTGTTCTTCTAATCAAACCAGTTAATAAAAAAGCTAATAAAAGGTGATTAACTGATGATTTTGTGCTCTCACAAAGTTTGTTTGCATGCATCTTACTGCAGTTCTCTACGTTTCCCTCTTGAATACCAAAAAAGTGTTCTGTTGTAATCATGTCAGGCAATATATTTGTCACGCCTCTGCTAGGAACCCAAATGTGACACCAACTGACAAAGaaaaagtttatttataaaggAAGGTGTGGGAAGGTGGGGCTCTGATCCAAGGGGGTATGGGCTGGAGAAGGGGTCCAGGGGGAAATAGCTGCAGGTTAGTTTGAGGGAATGGCTGGGCTGGCAGGCGAGCTGGCAGGCGAGCTGGCAGGCTGGATGGCAAGCAGGCTGGATGGCAAGCAGGCTGGATGGCAAGCAGGCTGGCAGGCAGACTGGCGGGCTGGCAGGCAGACACAGGCAGATCtggaaactgaacaaaaacagattTATATTAGCAACAGATAGAGTACTAGACTGTGCTTGGCTAGAAGTCACTTCCGACAAAGACAGAATGACGACTGAAGGTAGGACAGTAACTAAATACAGACTGGGTAATGAGCTGATGGGAACCAGGTGGCTTGATTGAAGCAGCAGGGCAGAGTGGCAGGTAAGCAGATCCAGAGGTGACAGTGCAAGGGGAAGGAAAAGGTAACAAAcaagagacaaagacaaaacagaaaacagtacGCTGGCCTTGTGACAATATTTGGTAAGATAATACAAATGACACTTTGTTCTTCTTGGGACTCTCTGGTGTGACCATGTGTTTTGGATCATCATCATGctggaatgtttttttcttttctgtcaggTCTCCGTAAACTGGAAGTCATCTTGTCagccagtattttttttttaattatttttttggggcttttatgcctttaaagcgatacaatgtaacttctcaaaaagcccactctggagctccccctacaggcttggaggtaatgtacggttacactgtcgtaaatacaacaccctttcactttcacttttcacgtttgttgacgaaccggcgaggagttagaaggtgcaagctatgtcgaccaagaaggtaagagtaatcaaatgtacctgggagcgtgagaggggtctatttgtttttgcggtaggtgtgccagaaagcaagtcaaagtacttccgctcagctcccgggccgccaccgggccgctccagcaaagttacatagcgcagtttttccaactcagacccccgaagggcataggagacaggccaatcgtaatattaaaactcattctagccacacaaattttttcaagctgttattttaaggtagaaatgttacatagtattgctttaatggataggaaagttaagagagacaggaagtaggggacagaaagagggggaacgacatgcaggaaagggccgtccgatgcgggactcgaaccagggccagctgcagcggggactatagcctcttgtacatggggtgccctctcaacccactacgccacggaccacctcGTCAGGCAGTATTTTGATATATTCACAGAGATTAACGGTGCCATCTCTAACTGCCATTTCCCCAACATCTTTGTTCCCAAAATGTTCCCAAAACATTTTTTGTGTtgttgcagcagagctgaaaAAGCGTCTGACTGAAGCcacttatggcgcttttccactagctcgcttcggctcggcacactattgcgtgtttccactagcacgcagtacctgcaaccgggtagattttccgtatcacctcagccctggttccaagtgggccgaagcgttactaaaacatgACTTCAgctgactgccttccactgattggccgatgagtgtcgtcacttttcaatactgttttgtctggcggccaggagtctctggctctcttctcttgccttctgtgcgacaaaaagacacagggtgagcagcacaCGAGCTTTCCaatgtcctccatgctatcctcctcgtatgttgttgttgttgttgttctggtcgcgcagccgtgttatgACGACCCCTCCCACGTCGAGAAGGCACAaagtgatactcggttgtaaatggaaacacaaccaaaccgagccgtgccgagctagtggaaatgcgccattaGTTGCTTCATCACCAATGTGTAGAGGGTGTGCAGCGTTGTCCATGATGTTGAGCAGCTTTTGCAATGTGAGTTTTTTTGCTGACCTTCTTTcacttttttcatcttttacaAAGCCTAGCAAGATTTTTCAGCTCTTCAGACAATTTTTTTCCTTCAGCCAAAATGCAGACATGCAGATAGACACAGCCAACAAAGTCATGGGGATGTGGCTCTCTCGTTCCTCTTACACACATTATGTTGCCAATCACCCTTTTTTCTACTGCTTTCCtgtttggaaaaaagaaaaatactagATTTTGTGCCTTGAAAGAAGGCTTCAGCACTCAGCTATAGCATTGGATTAAATTATATTAGCATTACTACTGCAACTACTGTCATAGAAACAAAAATCACTTCTAGTAGATTAGTAGTTCCACATAAGGTCTTCAGGAGCCAATGGTCAAATTTTTCCCTCATCATTTGTGTGGAAGAGCATGATGTGATTTTCTTTTGCTTCGTATATGTTTTTCTGAAGGGCTTGCTTCGATGAGCTCCAGATGAGCAACGTTCTGGTCTGGTTGGTTCTGGACTACGTCTGTGATGGAGTCTACATCTTGGATATCGCTGTCCGTCTCCACACAGGTATTGAGACAAATTTGCAATCTGATGGGGTgatcggtggcgtagtgggttgagcaggcgccccatgtacagaggctacagtcctcgttacagctggccccggtttgagtcacGCATCGGACGGcgctttgctgcatgtcattccccgtctctctgccccctgcttactgtctctcttcactgccctgtccattaaaggcataaaagcccaaaaaaattgtATTATGATGTAGTAAAGAGATTTTTCTGTTGAAAATATCGTCATATTGatcaggttgttttttttagataaaagaAATACATAGATATTTTCCTATAAAAAAAGATTACTGTACATCTACTATCTGTGTGAAGGTTTCTTGGATCAAGGCTTGTTAGTTAAAGATGTGCGCCGTCTGAGAGAAGCGTACATTCGAACGCTGCAGTGTAAACTCGACATCTGCTCCATCCTTCCAACCGACCTCCTGTACCTGACCGTTGGAATCAGCTACACTCCTCTTCTTCGATTCAACCGGCTGCTGCGGCTGCCGCGCCTGTTTGAATTCTTTGAACGAACAGAAACACGAACGGGTTACCCCAATGCTTTCCGCATCTGCAAGCTGGTCCTGTACATTCTGGTCATCATCCACTGGAATGCCTGTGGGTACTACAGCTTCTCCAAAATCCTGGGACTGGGATCTGACTCGTGGGTTTATCCCAATGCTTCCGACCCTGAGTTTGGCTCCCTGGCCAGAAGCTACATATACTGTCTGTACTGGTCAACCCTGACACTGACGACCATTGGTGAGACTCCGCCTCCTGTAAGAGATGAGGAATATCTGTTCTTGATATTTGACTTTCTGGTACGTTCACAGGATATAGTCTTACTTGACTGACTCAAAAAAGCCTCATATTGTTCTGTGTGGGTTCTACTCATAAAAGCAACTACTCTTGGTTATCTTTCCCAGGTTGGTGTGCTGATTTTTGCCTCCATTGTGGGTAATGTTGGATCCATGATCTCCAACATGAATGCAACAAGAGCGGTGTTTCAAACTCGTGTAGATGCACTCAAACACTACATGCACTTCAGACATGTCAGTAAGGGGTTGGAGCAGCGTGTCATTCGCTGGTATGACTACCTTTGGACCAATCAGAAGACGATAGATGAACAAGAAGTGCTTCGGAGCTTGCCTAATAAACTCAGAGCAGAGATTGCTATAAATGTTCACTTGGACACACTGAAGAAGGTAACAACGCTTAACTCCATTCACGTTAGCCTTTTAACGTTGATGGTTTTTTtataaagtttgtttttgttaatgtGGTTGTGGATCTAGGTGCGTATTTTCCAAGACTGTGAGGCAGGACTCC
Above is a genomic segment from Odontesthes bonariensis isolate fOdoBon6 chromosome 13, fOdoBon6.hap1, whole genome shotgun sequence containing:
- the cnga2a gene encoding cyclic nucleotide gated channel subunit alpha 2a isoform X2 → MTGPLPDSHRLSVKTWTEEESDHAESTLSRGQSICDDTSSELQRMAAIEMRDMNSQNSFQGRGALSRIVSMVMTLREWAQKSLAEEAERPDSFLERFRGPANMDIQAPPSRFSHTHTGSDTENEIRRSRRTRRRCNVVVLSPSDDAYYHWVIVIGAAVFYNWTLLVVRACFDELQMSNVLVWLVLDYVCDGVYILDIAVRLHTGFLDQGLLVKDVRRLREAYIRTLQCKLDICSILPTDLLYLTVGISYTPLLRFNRLLRLPRLFEFFERTETRTGYPNAFRICKLVLYILVIIHWNACGYYSFSKILGLGSDSWVYPNASDPEFGSLARSYIYCLYWSTLTLTTIGETPPPVRDEEYLFLIFDFLVGVLIFASIVGNVGSMISNMNATRAVFQTRVDALKHYMHFRHVSKGLEQRVIRWYDYLWTNQKTIDEQEVLRSLPNKLRAEIAINVHLDTLKKVRIFQDCEAGLLVELVLKLRPQVFSPGDYICRKGDVGKEMYIIKDGRLVVVGDDGVTQLAVLTAGSCFGEISILNISGSKMGNRRTANIRSLGYSDLFCLSKQDLMDALQEFPHARAQLEQRGRDILQKEGLLEEVNISAGEELDEKVERLETSLDRLQR
- the cnga2a gene encoding cyclic nucleotide gated channel subunit alpha 2a isoform X1 yields the protein MTGPLPDSHRLSVKTWTEEESDHAESTLSRGQSICDDTSSELQRMAAIEMRDMNSQNSFQGRGALSRIVSMVMTLREWAQKSLAEEAERPDSFLERFRGPANMDIQAPPSRFSHTHTGSDTENEIRRSRRTRRRCNVVVLSPSDDAYYHWVIVIGAAVFYNWTLLVVRACFDELQMSNVLVWLVLDYVCDGVYILDIAVRLHTGFLDQGLLVKDVRRLREAYIRTLQCKLDICSILPTDLLYLTVGISYTPLLRFNRLLRLPRLFEFFERTETRTGYPNAFRICKLVLYILVIIHWNACGYYSFSKILGLGSDSWVYPNASDPEFGSLARSYIYCLYWSTLTLTTIGETPPPVRDEEYLFLIFDFLVGVLIFASIVGNVGSMISNMNATRAVFQTRVDALKHYMHFRHVSKGLEQRVIRWYDYLWTNQKTIDEQEVLRSLPNKLRAEIAINVHLDTLKKVRIFQDCEAGLLVELVLKLRPQVFSPGDYICRKGDVGKEMYIIKDGRLVVVGDDGVTQLAVLTAGSCFGEISILNISGSKMGNRRTANIRSLGYSDLFCLSKQDLMDALQEFPHARAQLEQRGRDILQKEGLLEEVNISAGEELDEKVERLETSLDRLQTCLARLQSEFNSAQLRLKQRITALEHNITNAATGSGFLSDVDGVESVSGCDGARSEINIRL